The following are encoded together in the Phaseolus vulgaris cultivar G19833 chromosome 9, P. vulgaris v2.0, whole genome shotgun sequence genome:
- the LOC137821130 gene encoding uncharacterized protein, whose translation MTKFRKLGRPTGHRMSMLRTMVSQLVKHERIETTVAKAKEIRRLADNMVQLGKEGTQCAARRAASFVRGDDVIHKLFTELAYRYKDRAGGYTRLLRTRIRVGDAAPMAYIEFIDRENELRQAKPPTPQLPQRAPLDPWTRSRLSRQFAPPKEEKSGSDL comes from the exons ATGACAAAGTTCAGGAAGCTGGGTCGACCCACCGGTCACCGAATGTCCATGCTCAG AACCATGGTTTCGCAGTTGGTGAAGCACGAGCGTATCGAAACTACTGTTGCCAAG GCCAAAGAGATCAGAAGACTCGCGGATAATATGGTTCAACTTGGAAAGGAG GGAACTCAATGTGCTGCAAGACGTGCTGCTAGTTTTGTGCGAGGAGATGATGTCATTCACAAGCTGTTTACAGAACTGGCTTATCGGTACAA GGATAGAGCTGGAGGATACACCAGATTGCTTCGGACCCGAATTCGAGTGGGTGATGCTGCACCAATGGCCTATATTGA GTTTATTGACAGAGAAAATGAGCTTAGGCAGGCAAAGCCACCAACACCTCAGCTGCCACAGAGAGCACCCCTAGATCCCTGGACACGTTCTCGTCTCAGCAGGCAATTTGCTCCCCCTAAAGAGGAAAAATCTGGATCTGATTTGTGA